One Campylobacter pinnipediorum subsp. caledonicus genomic window carries:
- the mog gene encoding molybdopterin adenylyltransferase translates to MDKKLKIGILTLSDRASEGIYEDISGNAIKELMDDWIVSERDYVYRVIPDDFDLIKNTLIEFADELKCDLILTTGGTGPALRDVTPEATEAVCEKMMPGFGEMMRNESLKYVPTAILSRQTAGIRANSLIVNLPGSPRAIKECLEPIFPAIPYCIDLINGAYIKTDETKMKVFRPKQRKA, encoded by the coding sequence ATGGATAAGAAATTAAAAATAGGTATATTAACATTAAGCGATAGAGCTAGTGAGGGCATTTATGAAGATATTTCTGGAAATGCCATAAAAGAACTTATGGATGATTGGATTGTTAGCGAAAGAGATTATGTTTATAGAGTTATCCCTGATGATTTTGATCTTATAAAAAACACACTTATTGAGTTTGCAGATGAGCTAAAATGCGATTTGATTCTTACCACTGGTGGAACTGGTCCTGCCTTAAGAGATGTTACGCCTGAAGCTACTGAGGCTGTTTGTGAAAAGATGATGCCAGGTTTTGGTGAGATGATGAGAAATGAGAGCTTAAAGTACGTTCCTACTGCTATTTTGTCTAGGCAGACAGCTGGAATTCGTGCAAATTCTCTTATAGTAAATTTACCAGGAAGCCCAAGAGCTATAAAAGAGTGTTTAGAGCCTATTTTTCCAGCTATACCGTATTGTATAGATTTGATAAATGGTGCTTATATTAAAACAGATGAAACAAAAATGAAAGTTTTTAGACCTAAACAAAGAAAGGCTTAA
- the mtaB gene encoding tRNA (N(6)-L-threonylcarbamoyladenosine(37)-C(2))-methylthiotransferase MtaB has product MKRDKIFFKTFGCRTNIYDTELIKSYVKDYDITNDEDTADVVVVNSCTVTNGADSGVRSYINGLKKRGVKVVLTGCGAVSKGKELYDKNGIFGVIGASEKSKINELLSNNSRFFELGNLNSIDKNIVTNYENHTKAFIKIQEGCNFACSYCIIPSVRGKSRSMDENSIINEAKILASNGYNELVLTGTNIGSYGKDSGSSLGKLLYKLGRISGIKRIRLGSIEPSQIDDDFREILKEPWLERHLHIALQHTSQAMLSIMRRRNQAFKDLELFCELRELGFALGTDFIVGHPGESDDIWEDALINFKKFPLTHIHAFIYSPRNNTYSSTLKQDVNGAVAKQRLKTLKDIVLQNNIDFRRENSIPLQILVEQKNGDFFEGSDQFYNKVKISSDKDISKEWVEIKNYKIRDDANYAEI; this is encoded by the coding sequence TTGAAAAGAGATAAAATTTTTTTTAAAACATTTGGTTGCAGGACAAATATCTATGATACAGAACTTATAAAAAGTTATGTTAAAGATTATGATATAACTAATGATGAAGATACGGCTGATGTGGTGGTGGTAAACTCTTGTACGGTTACGAATGGTGCAGATAGTGGTGTTAGGAGTTATATAAATGGTCTTAAAAAGCGTGGAGTTAAGGTTGTCTTGACTGGTTGTGGTGCTGTTAGTAAAGGAAAAGAGCTTTATGATAAAAATGGTATTTTTGGAGTTATAGGTGCTAGTGAAAAGTCAAAAATAAATGAGTTGCTTTCAAACAACTCTAGATTTTTTGAACTCGGAAATCTAAACTCAATAGATAAAAATATAGTTACAAATTATGAAAATCACACAAAGGCTTTTATAAAAATTCAAGAGGGTTGTAATTTTGCTTGTTCTTATTGCATAATACCTAGTGTTAGGGGTAAGTCAAGAAGTATGGATGAAAACTCAATAATAAATGAGGCAAAAATTCTAGCTTCAAATGGTTATAACGAACTTGTTTTAACTGGTACAAATATAGGAAGTTATGGTAAGGACAGTGGCAGTTCTTTGGGTAAGCTTTTGTATAAACTTGGTCGCATATCTGGCATAAAAAGAATAAGGCTTGGAAGTATAGAGCCTAGTCAGATAGATGATGATTTTAGAGAAATTTTAAAAGAGCCTTGGCTTGAAAGACATCTTCATATAGCACTTCAACACACAAGCCAAGCTATGCTTAGTATAATGAGGCGTAGAAATCAAGCATTTAAGGATTTAGAACTTTTTTGTGAATTAAGAGAGCTTGGTTTTGCTTTAGGGACTGATTTTATAGTGGGACATCCTGGCGAAAGCGATGATATTTGGGAAGATGCTTTAATAAATTTTAAGAAATTCCCATTAACTCATATTCATGCTTTTATATATTCTCCAAGAAACAACACTTATTCATCAACATTAAAGCAAGATGTTAATGGTGCTGTGGCAAAACAAAGGTTAAAAACACTAAAAGATATAGTTTTACAAAATAATATTGATTTTAGAAGAGAAAACAGCATTCCTTTGCAAATTTTAGTAGAACAAAAAAATGGTGATTTCTTTGAGGGTTCTGATCAATTTTATAACAAGGTAAAAATAAGCTCAGATAAAGATATATCAAAAGAGTGGGTAGAAATTAAAAACTACAAAATAAGGGATGATGCAAATTATGCAGAAATTTAA
- a CDS encoding mechanosensitive ion channel family protein: protein MRFVLLFFIFLFQVFADNNVSIDSNLTNTSILDSKKQLESINLYLKNNIWMARYANYNTFQRINNELEDNERLIKKYSKDSKKKSDISKKIKYLKDQLELLKEYEKTPFSNMLSAPEVAIAPRITNPIMMISGFSYIKKIRSDKEEYKHHINELDNLLKKLKEKEEILTTILPNDFNKTVPNKIYELRTQISEFESAKQIADTTFDVYEKRADESINIATNDIKSQIISTINIAIFIIAIIAISFFFKFIAKKTITDNDRFYIVNKFINFINFVLIILTLLFVYIENVTYVVTVLGFASAGIAIAMKDMFMSMLGWVVIIFGGSIHVGDRVRVSHNGNIYVGDIIDISVLRMTLFEDVTLTTYKENRRGGRIVFIPNNYIFTELISNYSHHGMKTVWDGIDVVLSFDSNHKKAVHIAKTITRKYAKGYTDIAKRQMTRLRNEYSIKNPNVEPRVFTFFEPYGINVSIWFMSNSYATLTLRSTISSELIDAFNKEDDIVIAYPTQTMYFSKKLSPKEHADLDKEVLS, encoded by the coding sequence ATGAGATTTGTATTATTATTTTTTATTTTTTTATTTCAAGTTTTTGCAGACAATAATGTTAGTATTGATAGTAACTTAACAAATACAAGTATTTTAGATAGTAAAAAGCAACTAGAAAGTATAAACCTTTACCTTAAAAATAATATTTGGATGGCTAGATATGCCAACTATAATACTTTTCAAAGAATAAATAATGAACTTGAAGATAATGAAAGATTGATTAAAAAATACTCAAAAGATAGTAAGAAAAAGTCAGATATTTCTAAAAAAATAAAATATCTAAAAGATCAATTAGAGCTTTTAAAAGAGTATGAAAAAACTCCATTTTCAAATATGCTATCAGCTCCAGAGGTAGCTATTGCGCCTCGTATTACAAACCCAATCATGATGATTTCAGGGTTTTCATATATTAAAAAAATAAGAAGCGATAAAGAAGAGTATAAACATCATATTAATGAGCTTGATAATTTGTTAAAAAAATTAAAAGAAAAAGAGGAAATTTTAACTACTATCTTGCCAAATGATTTTAACAAAACAGTGCCAAATAAAATTTATGAACTCAGGACTCAAATAAGCGAGTTTGAGAGTGCAAAGCAGATTGCCGACACTACATTTGATGTATATGAAAAACGGGCAGATGAGTCTATAAATATAGCTACAAATGATATAAAATCACAAATTATAAGCACTATAAATATAGCTATTTTTATTATAGCTATAATAGCTATTTCATTCTTTTTTAAATTTATAGCAAAAAAAACTATAACAGATAATGATAGATTTTATATTGTAAATAAATTTATAAACTTTATAAATTTTGTTCTTATTATTCTTACATTGCTTTTTGTATATATAGAAAATGTTACATATGTTGTTACAGTTTTAGGTTTTGCATCAGCTGGTATTGCTATTGCTATGAAAGATATGTTTATGTCTATGCTTGGCTGGGTTGTTATAATATTTGGTGGTTCTATTCATGTTGGAGATAGGGTTAGAGTTAGCCATAATGGAAATATATATGTTGGCGATATCATAGATATATCTGTGCTTAGAATGACACTTTTTGAAGATGTCACCCTTACTACATATAAAGAAAATAGGCGTGGCGGAAGGATAGTTTTTATACCAAATAATTATATTTTTACAGAGCTTATATCTAATTATTCTCATCACGGCATGAAGACTGTATGGGATGGAATAGATGTTGTTTTGAGTTTTGATAGTAATCACAAAAAAGCTGTTCATATAGCAAAAACAATAACAAGAAAATATGCAAAAGGTTATACTGATATAGCTAAAAGACAGATGACAAGACTTAGAAATGAATATAGTATAAAAAATCCAAATGTAGAACCTAGGGTTTTTACATTTTTTGAACCCTATGGTATAAATGTTTCTATATGGTTTATGTCAAACTCATATGCTACTTTGACATTAAGAAGCACTATTAGTTCAGAGCTTATAGATGCTTTCAATAAAGAAGATGATATAGTTATAGCTTACCCTACTCAAACTATGTACTTTAGTAAAAAGCTATCTCCAAAGGAGCATGCTGATTTAGATAAAGAGGTGCTTTCTTGA
- a CDS encoding ATP-dependent metallopeptidase FtsH/Yme1/Tma family protein, translating into MQKFKFEKKNIAIIALVLLVAVIVFAVFRGEPKNISYVNLDQFIKNEQIQKAVISGSDIVFYTKNNRYKIIKDAIDIKELAKTIPIEQEKQYIMMDEVFTILFLLIMIFVFLFVLSKIKTNKANYMNKNPAFELENMVQSSINPVVSNINFSNVAGIKDVKIELSEIVDFLKNPSKYKEFGIKMPKGVLMVGPPGVGKTLIAKAVAGEANVPFFYQNGASFVQIYVGMGAKRVRELFAKAKAYAPSIVFIDEIDAVGKSRGGDRNDEREATLNQLLTEMDGFLDNSGVIVIAATNRIEMIDEALLRSGRFDRRIFLSMPNVGDRIDILKSYLSGKTTNVDIEEIAKMTVGFSGAALSTLVNEAAINALRRGVRVIETSDFEAVSNKVLLGKKRVLSYTEHEKKIQSIYQGAKALSAYWFDIKFDKISLIEDRFLGAEREIESKTQMLSRIKVYLAGMVKLELEFNDVFSNSYYDLNIAKSIAEKMVFEYGMGQSFTSNVLDVENILKTAKTEISEFLQGMKIQSEDISNFIFENESIDRFDVSKILNKTYD; encoded by the coding sequence ATGCAGAAATTTAAATTTGAAAAGAAAAATATAGCTATCATAGCTCTTGTTTTACTTGTTGCGGTTATAGTTTTTGCTGTTTTTAGGGGTGAACCTAAAAATATAAGCTATGTAAATTTAGACCAATTTATAAAAAATGAACAGATACAAAAAGCCGTAATTAGTGGAAGCGATATCGTTTTTTATACAAAAAACAACAGATATAAAATTATAAAAGATGCTATAGATATAAAAGAACTTGCAAAAACAATACCAATAGAGCAAGAAAAACAATATATTATGATGGATGAGGTTTTTACAATTTTATTTTTGTTGATTATGATTTTTGTGTTTTTATTTGTTTTAAGTAAAATTAAAACAAATAAGGCGAATTATATGAATAAAAATCCAGCTTTTGAGCTTGAAAATATGGTTCAGTCAAGTATAAATCCAGTTGTATCAAATATAAATTTTAGTAATGTAGCTGGCATTAAAGATGTTAAAATAGAGCTTAGTGAGATAGTTGATTTTTTGAAAAATCCATCAAAATATAAAGAATTTGGTATAAAAATGCCAAAAGGTGTTTTGATGGTAGGACCACCGGGTGTAGGTAAGACACTTATAGCAAAAGCTGTTGCTGGCGAAGCAAATGTTCCATTTTTTTATCAAAATGGTGCTAGTTTTGTTCAAATTTATGTCGGTATGGGGGCAAAAAGAGTTAGAGAGCTTTTTGCAAAAGCAAAAGCTTATGCGCCATCTATTGTTTTTATAGATGAGATAGATGCTGTTGGTAAAAGTAGAGGTGGTGATAGAAATGATGAAAGAGAGGCTACATTAAATCAGCTTTTAACAGAAATGGACGGTTTTTTGGATAACTCAGGTGTTATTGTCATAGCTGCTACAAATCGTATAGAGATGATAGATGAAGCACTTTTAAGGTCTGGTAGATTTGATAGAAGAATTTTTTTATCAATGCCAAATGTTGGCGATAGGATAGATATCTTAAAATCATACTTGTCTGGAAAAACAACAAATGTTGATATTGAAGAAATTGCAAAAATGACAGTTGGTTTTTCAGGAGCTGCGCTTAGTACGTTGGTTAATGAAGCTGCAATAAATGCTTTAAGGCGTGGTGTTAGGGTTATAGAAACTTCTGATTTTGAAGCTGTTTCAAATAAAGTATTACTTGGTAAAAAAAGGGTTTTAAGCTATACAGAGCATGAAAAAAAGATACAATCCATTTATCAGGGTGCAAAGGCTCTTAGTGCTTATTGGTTTGATATAAAATTTGATAAAATTTCTCTTATCGAGGATCGTTTTTTGGGTGCTGAGCGAGAGATAGAGTCAAAGACTCAAATGTTATCAAGGATTAAGGTTTATCTTGCTGGAATGGTTAAACTGGAGCTTGAGTTTAATGATGTCTTTTCAAATTCTTATTATGATTTAAATATAGCAAAAAGTATAGCCGAAAAAATGGTGTTTGAATACGGAATGGGGCAATCTTTTACTTCAAATGTTTTGGATGTTGAGAATATATTAAAAACAGCCAAAACTGAAATATCTGAGTTTTTACAAGGTATGAAAATACAAAGTGAAGATATTTCAAATTTTATCTTTGAAAATGAAAGTATAGATAGATTTGATGTTTCTAAAATTTTAAATAAAACTTATGATTAG